Proteins encoded within one genomic window of Heptranchias perlo isolate sHepPer1 chromosome 35, sHepPer1.hap1, whole genome shotgun sequence:
- the LOC137302335 gene encoding probable G-protein coupled receptor 139, translated as MSFSFMIKFQILMALYDMQKIYYPILAAFGVPVNVVTIVILSRGKCGLSKCVTRYLVAMAAADLLVVIVDLILRQVPIAYWDEFRFLWHVGLCNIHAVLLYAVTDCSVWFTVTFTFDRFVAICCQKLKTKYCTKKMAAVVLGTVTVLSGLKNIFWYFLNTNEYWLSNTPWFCRVKPEVSRSLAWAVIELFNYMLTPFISFLLIVLFNVLTVRHILVASRARRRIRGPSSGESSSDPEMENRRKSIVVLFVISGNFILLWVLFMVCSILRRLDYLGYPVPLPTFVREIGFMLQLLSCCTNTFIYAVSQRKFREELRNGVKYPLAMMVKLIR; from the exons ATGTCTTTTAGTTTTATGATCAAGTTCCAGATTCTAATGGCGCTTTATGATAtgcaaaagatttactatcctaTCCTGGCTGCGTTCGGTGTCCCGG TTAAcgtggtgacgattgtgatcctgtctcggggaaagtgcggtctctccaaatgtgtcactcgctacctggtggcgatggcagcggcagatctactggtcgttatcgtgGATCTGATATTAAGGCAGGTTCCGATTGCTTATTGGGACGAATTTAGATTTCTGTGGCACGTTGgactgtgtaatatccacgccgtcctgctctaTGCAGTCACGgattgttctgtctggttcacggtcactttcacctttgatcgatttgtggccatttgttgtcagaagctgaaaactaaatactgcaccaAGAAGatggcggctgtggttctcggaacagtgactgtgctgagcggCTTGAAGAACATTTTCTGGTATTTTCTGAATACAAATGAGTATTGGCTTTCTAATACTCCCTGGTTTTGCCGCGTGAAACCTGAAGTATCTCGTTCGCTGGCCTGGGCGGTTATTGAATTATTCAATTACATGTTAACCCcgtttatttcatttcttttgaTTGTGTTGTTCAATGTATTaacggtcagacacattttagtggccagcagagctcgCAGGAGAATTCGGGGTCCGAGCAGTGGGGAGagttccagtgacccagagatggagaaccgaaggaaatccatcgttgtactgtttgttatatctgGGAATTTCATCCTGTTGTGGGTGTTGTTCATGGTGTGTTCAATATTGAGACGGTTGGATTATTTGGGATATCCTGTCCCCCTGCCCACATTTGTACGAGAAATCggcttcatgctccagctcctgagttgctgcacgaacacttttatttatgcagtgagccaaaggaaattcagagaggagttgaggaaTGGAGTGAAATATCCCCTCGCAATGATGGTCAAATTAATTAGATGA